One window of the Tachyglossus aculeatus isolate mTacAcu1 chromosome 12, mTacAcu1.pri, whole genome shotgun sequence genome contains the following:
- the TLR2 gene encoding toll-like receptor 2, with protein sequence MEGSERAPQPRPARRLEPRMQRLLICCTGILWALQSITDEVAAEHISLLCDATGFCDGSSLAFSTIPSGLTITVQQLDLSNNSIRHIGKTDLQNCVNLKALMLQANRISTIDEDAFLSLRILELLDLSSNHLSSLSPSWFRSLSSLLSLNLLDNPYADFGQSPLFAHLKKLRSLKVGNGQYFSEIQKQDFEGISDLEELEIDGSNLQRYQPLSLESTQNISHLLLDVIKSDIVLKILSDLIPPRLGNISMSSPVTNNHLKRIELRHVEMTDESVITTFKMLSLAVQLLEITVEDCVLFGVGDWYKSDPRNFNYLGSIETVIIRRLQIPEFFLFRDMQPVYSLVGRLKRLTIENSKVFLVPCPLSQSFKLLEYLDLSGNILFDELLKNSACDGAWPSLQTLNLSMNSLRYVDQTGASLSTLKKLINLDISQNKFDSMPESCQWPENLKYLNMSGTRIPRLTDCIPRTLEILDVSNNNLKDFLLNLPWLKELYISKNKLKTLPEGTLYPNLLVMRISKNALNVFTRKEFESFQKLKALEVGGNNFICSCVFLTFLQDQQAIASVLTDWPENYICDSPSHVRGQRVQDTHLPVFECHRALLVSITCCILFLLVVLIVALCHHFHGIWYIKMTWAWLQAKRKPRKTQDREICFDAFVSYSEEDSYWVENLMVQELEHSNPPFRLCLHKRDFVPGKWIIDNIIDSIEKSHKTLFVLSENFVKSEWCKYELDFSHFRLFDENNDSAILILLEPIEKKTIPQRFCKLRKIMNTKTYLKWPSDEAERETFWLNLKSAIKTECFIEDSSLLH encoded by the exons ATGGAGGGGTCAGAGCgcgccccccagccccggcccgccCGGAG GTTGGAGCCCAGGATGCAGAGACTCCTCATCTGTTGTACAGGCATCCTGTGGGCTCTTCAGAGTATCACTGACGAAGTCGCAGCTGAACACATTTCCCTACTGTGTGATGCCACGGGTTTCTGCGATGGGTCCTCCCTGGCTTTCAGCACCATTCCATCGGGCCTAACCATTACAGTGCAGCAGCTTGACCTGTCCAACAACAGCATCAGACACATCGGGAAAACGGATCTACAAAATTGTGTGAACCTGAAAGCTCTGATGCTCCAGGCCAACCGGATTAGCACAATAGATGAAGATGCCTTTCTTTCCCTGAGAATTCTAGAACTTTTGGATTTatccagcaatcacctgtctagTTTGTCACCCTCCTGGTTCCGATCCCTTTCTTCCTTGCTATCCTTAAACTTATTAGATAATCCATATGCAgactttggacaaagtccccttTTTGCTCACCTCAAAAAACTGAGATCTCTAAAAGTGGGCAATGGTCAGTACTTCTCTGAGATTCAGAAACAAGATTTTGAAGGGATTTCAGATCTGGAAGAACTTGAGATTGATGGTTCAAACCTTCAGCGGTATCAACCCCTAAGTTTGGAATCAACTCAGAATATAAGTCACCTGCTGTTAGATGTAATCAAATCTGACATAGTGCTAAAGATTTTAAGCGATCTTATACCTCCTAGACTAGGAAATATTTCAATGTCGAGCCCAGTAACCAATAATCATCTCAAGAGAATTGAATTAAGGCATGTCGAGATGACAGATGAAAGTGTGATAACAACTTTTAAAATGCTATCTCTTGCTGTTCAGTTGCTAGAGATAACAGTAGAAGATTGTGTGCTTTTTGGAGTTGGAGATTGGTATAAGTCAGACCCAAGGAACTTTAATTATTTAGGTTCCATAGAAACAGTCATAATTCGAAGGTTACAGATTCCAGAATTTTTCTTATTTCGAGACATGCAACCTGTGTATTCCCTTGTAGGAAGACTCAAGAGACTTACAATTGAAAATTCAAAGGTTTTCTTGGTTCCTTGCCCCCTTTCACAAAGTTTTAAATTACTGGAATATTTGGATCTTAGTGGAAATATATTATTTGATGAATTACTGAAGAATTCCGCCTGTGATGGTGCTTGGCCCTCCCTACAAACCTTAAATTTAAGTATGAATAGTTTGCGATATGTGGATCAAACGGGAGCGAGTTTAAGCACTCTGAAAAAACTGATCAATCTTGACATTAGCCAGAACAAGTTTGATTCCATGCCCGAATCTTGCCAATGGCCAGAAAATCTTAAGTATTTGAATATGTCTGGCACCCGAATTCCCAGATTGACGGACTGCATCCCTAGAACACTTGAAATTTTagatgtcagtaataataatctcAAAGATTTTCTGTTGAACCTCCCATGGCTCAAAGAGCTGTACATTTCTAAAAACAAGCTGAAGACCTTACCAGAGGGTACCCTGTACCCAAACTTATTGGTCATGAGGATCAGCAAGAACGCACTGAACGTTTTCACCAGGAAAGAATTTgagtctttccagaaactgaagGCTCTAGAAGTCGGTGGCAACAACTTCATTTGCTCTTGTGTTTTTCTGACTTTCCTTCAGGACCAGCAGGCAATAGCCAGTGTTCTGACTGATTGGCCCGAAAACTACATATGTGATTCACCATCCCACGTGAGAGGCCAAAGAGTTCAGGATACTCATCTCCCAGTTTTTGAATGCCACAGAGCTCTGTTAGTGTCCATAACATGCTGCATTCTTTTTCTGCTCGTAGTACTCATTGTGGCTCTCTGCCACCATTTTCATGGAATCTGGTATATTAAAATGACCTGGGCCTGGCTCCAGGCCAAAAGGAAGCCCAGAAAAACCCAGGATAGGGAAATCTGCTTTGATGCTTTTGTTTCCTACAGTGAAGAAGATTCCTACTGGGTGGAAAATCTAATGGTGCAGGAGCTAGAACACTCTAACCCGCCCTTTAGATTGTGTCTTCATAAAAGAGACTTTGTGCCTGGCAAATGGATCATAGACAACATCATTGACTCCATTGAAAAGAGTCACAAAACTCTGTTTGTGCTCTCAGAAAATTTCGTTAAGAGTGAGTGGTGCAAGTACGAGCTGGACTTCTCCCACTTCCGACTCTTTGATGAGAACAATGATTCTGCCATTCTAATTCTTCTGGAGCCCATCGAGAAGAAGACAATTCCCCAGAGGTTCTGCAAGCTGCGGAAGATCATGAACACCAAGACCTACCTCAAATGGCCATCAGATGAGGCTGAGAGAGAGACATTTTGGCTAAACTTAAAATCAGCAATTAAGACAGAATGTTTCATTGAAGACTCATCTCTGTTGCACTGA